The DNA sequence TTTGTAGCGGTAGATCAGCAGGTTTCGGCCTACCCGCGGATCGGCGGTGGCTAAGTAGAATGGCAGACAGTACGCCTCGGTATCCCAGTATGTCGATCCACTGTACTTTTCGCCGGTGAAGCCCTTTGGGCCAATGTTCAAGCGCTCATCCTCACCCGTATACGTTTGATGGAGGTGGAATATATTGAATCGAATTCCCTGCTGAGCGGCGGCATCACCCTCGATCACGATATCGCCGTTGTTCCAGCGCGCTTCCCAGGCCTCTTTTTGCTCTTGCAAGAGCGCTGTGAAGCCGGCCTCGATACTTTCCGTGGCGCGTTGGCGGGCCTTTTCTTCGAGCTCACTTATCTTGTGATTGAGGGAGCTGAGAATACCCACGTACTTTTGGAGGGTAAGGGTTTGGCCCTCGCGGGCCGATGCTTGAAGTCGGTTCGCTACGTACTTATCTCGTTGGAAGGTTTCCACCTCGGGCGTTTGAGGCGCACCATCGAGGAGGACTTTGAACCGCATGGCCGCTGTAACATGAAAATCGAGTTTCTTGGTTTTAGCAGTGACCGCGGCAAATCCGGATTCTGAGACCTTGGACACCTCATCCCAGAATTTTTCTTCCCAGTTGGTGTCTTCATTCTCCACGTCGAAATCGAGATATGGAGTAAAGGTGATGGTACCATTGAAGTTCAGTGGGGTAATGCTGTACGACAACGTGCCGATCTCGTCGCGCGTCATGCTGTAGAATCGCTGTGCCTGAACAGCAATTCGTTTTCCGTCCGCAAAGGCCGCTTCGAAAGAGCGCAGTAGATAGCCTTCTTTCATGTTGAGCTCGCGGTAGAATGACTCAACTTCCATTTCGGCGAGGTCAACCGCTTTTCCGTCGATCTCGATATCTAGACCGATCCAGTTGATACTGTTCAGCACTTTGGCGAAATATTCGGGATATCCGTTTTTCCACCAACCTACTTTGGTCTTGTCGGGATAGTATACACCGGCGATGTACGATCCCCGCAGTGATCGACCGCTGTATTGCTCTTCGAAGTTGGCTCGCTGACCCATGCGGCCGTTTCCGATCGAAAAAATGCTTTCTGACTTGGGATGATTATTGGGGTCCCAACCGCGCTCGATAATGCGCCAGGGGTCGACGTCGAGGTATTTGGCTTCCATATGTCGTGTAGTAGAGTGTTATCGCAAGTAGTTATTTAAATTGAATTCATGGAGCCCCGAAACATACATTTCGGCCCCGGGCAATACATCTGGTGAGCCAATGGCTACCGTGTGCATATTACCTGCCAGGGCAGCTTCGATCCCAGCTTGTGAATCTTCAAATACCGTGCATAGTTCGGGTTTTACGCCTAATGCTTCGGATCCTTTTAAGAAGACCTCGGGGTGGGGCTTCGAATGGGTGACCTTGGTACCGTCAATCACGGCTTCAAAAAAGTGTTCCAATTCGCATTGCTTGAGTATCATCGGCGCATTCTTGGATGCCGATCCCAACGCGATCTTAACTCCAGCCGAACGAGCCCCTTCCAAGCAGTCCCGCGCTCCGGGAAGGGTTTCATCCGGGTTCATATGAGCGATGAGGTCCAGGTACCAATCGTTCTTGACCTTCATCCAGTGTTCAATCTTTTCTTCGGGGAGCGAGATATTACCCCATTCCATGATCTTTTCTATGCTGCCTCGTCGGCTAACACCTTTTAGCTGTTCGTTTTCCTCTTCAGTGAAATCGACTCCCAATTCATTGGCCAGTCGTTTCCAGGCGATGAAGTGGTACTTGGCGGTATCTACGATAACGCCGTCGAGGTCAAAGAGAAAAGCACTTACCTTCATGGATTAGTGTTTCATTCGCTCAGCTAGTTCCTTGCGAATTTGCCCGAGGATAATAAGCTCAGCCGAGGCCGTATTGGTCGCGAGTGGAACATTTTGTCGGATACAAATTTCGATCAGCGCTTCAATGTCGGGGTGGTGCCGCTCTTTTACATCGGGATCGACGAAGAACAGTACGAGGGCGACCTCTCCTTGGGAGATCATGGCATTGATTTCCGAGTATCCTCCGCTTTGTCCGGGGCTCAAGTGAACGATCGGAACTTTGAATTCATTTTTTTCCAAGAATTCCGCAGAGCGTCCGGTAGCCACGAGTCGTTTTCCCCAAAGCCATTCTTCACGTTCCTTGATGAATTCGGCCATTGTAGGCTTCATGGCGTTGTGGGCCAGTATAACGATGTTTTTCATCATGCTTGCAATTCGATTTTATGTTGGAGGTGATAAGCAACGAGTCCGTCCACGGGTTTCTTGATCACGCGGCCAAATTTGATGTCCAGATCTTTACATGCTTTCTGCAGTAACCCTTCCATGTGATAGGCGACTGAGCCCACGAAATTTACCGTGGTGTTCTTGGCTTCGGGGTAGCAGAGTACATGCGTTTTTAGGAAGAGCAAAAAGCCTTCGTATATGATCTTGGTGAAGAAAGAGTGCTCTTGGTGCTTACTCACGAACCGGGCAAATCCGGCCAAGTATACGTTAGCATTGGGTTGGTTGTAGACGTTATCGATGATCTCGTCCTTATCGGTGTGGTAGGTCGACAGAAAATCTGCTTCGATCTCCTTGGGTAGTTGTTTGTAAAGGAAAGTGCTCAGGAGCTTTTTTCCGAGGTATGAACCGCTAGCCTCGTCACCCAAAATAAAGGCGAGGGCCGGCACTTCCTCCCGTAGGGAGTGACCGTCAAAATAACAGGAATTAGAGCCCGTACCTACGATACAGGCGATCTCTGGTTCTCCGTTATAGGTGGAATAAGCCGCAGCGACCAAATCGTGGTCCACTTCGATCTCAGCGTGTACGAATACCTGCTCGAGTCCGCGCTTGATTTCGTTTTTCAAGGGTTCCGTTGAACACCCGGCTCCGTAGAAGAAGATCATTTCGACCTCTTTCCGAAGCTTTTGAACGCGCTGTAGATTGCGCAGGTGCTCGGCCACGAATCGGGCGCTGTTAAAATAGGGGTTGAAGCCCATCGTTGAGAAGCGATCGGCTTCGGTCCCATTCTTGTTCAACAACACCCAATCGCACTTGGTAGAACCACTTTCAGCGATCAGGATCATAGTTATTACATGTTGGCCAAGCGAACCATCAAATCGACGGCGCGAGCGGCATAACCAGCTTCATTATCGTACCAACTTACGATTTTTACGAGGTTTCCGCTGGCTGAGGTCAGCTGGGCATCAAAAATACTGCTGTATTGGTTACCTATGATATCTGCCGATACGATAGGGTCTTCCGTATATTGAAGGATTCCTTTTAGTTCTCCTTCAGCTGCGGCCTTCATGGCTGCATTGATTTCTTCTGCTGTCGTTTCTTTTTCAAGTACAACGGTCAAATCGGTTGCGGATCCGGTTGGAGTTGGCACACGTATGGCCATACCATCCAATTTGCCTTGAAGCTCCGGAAGCACTTTACCTACAGCGGCCGCTGCTCCTGTGCTCGTTGGAACTACACTCAAAGCCGCCGCACGGGCACGACGAAGGTCGTCGTGAGGGGCATCGTGGAGACGCTGGTCAGCCGTGTAGGCGTGAACCGTTGTCATGTATCCTTTGACGATGCCGAATTTCTCGTGCAAGACCTTGGCCACAGGAGCCAAACAGTTGGTCGTGCACGATGCGTTCGATACGAGGGTGTCTTCGGCCGTCAATACTTCTTCGTTTACACCTAATACTACGGTCTTCACGCTTCCTTTCGCAGGGGCGCTCAACACGACTTTTTTAGCTCCTGCTTGCAAATGGAGTCCCATTTTTTCGGCATCGCGAAATACTCCGGTTGATTCGAGTACGATCTCTACCCCGAGTTCTCTCCAAGGAAGGTCGGCCGGATTGCGCTCGCTGTAGATGTGAATGACTTGCCCGTTGACATTGAGCGTATCACCGTCCTGGCTAACTTCTCCATCGAAGCGGCCGTGAATTGAGTCGTATTTCAACAAGTGAGCCAGTGTAGCCGGATCGGTTAGATCGTTGATGGCTACTACTTCCACATCTTGGCGTTTCATGAGGTTGCGGAAGCTCAAACGGCCAATTCGGCCGAATCCATTGATGGCTACTTTTGTTTTCATTGCGTGTTAAGGATTTTAGAGATCCGGATAAGGTCCTGATCTATTTGTGCTTGGTTTTTAATGGCTTGCAAGAAGAAGGTGTGAGATAATTCGTCGTTTAGGAGTCCGACCATGATATTCGACTTCCCGTTTAGCAAGGCTTCGACGGCTTCTACACCCAGTCTACTCGCGATGACTCTATCGAAACAGCTCGGTGCGCCACCTCGTTGGAGGTGACCAAGAATGGTCACTTTGGCTTCAATCTGCGGTAGTTCTTCTTCCACGCGCTTCTTCAGACTATAAGGGTCGCCCAAGTGGTTTCCTTCAGCTACTATGACGATGTTACTCGTTTTACGGGCTGCTTCACCGGCTTTTATATCGGCCAACAAGGCTTCCCATGTCGTGGTGCGTTCGGGTAAGATGACCGAAAGAGCTCCTGTGGCAACTGCAGTCTGAAGCGCTATGAAACCGGTGTCACGTCCCATGACCTCTACGAAGAAAAGTCGGTTGTGGGAGCTAGCCGTATCGCGAATCTTATCTATAGCATCGACCACCGTATTGGTAGCGGTATCGTATCCAATGGTATAGTCGGTTCCGTATAGATTATTGTCAATGGTTCCCGGTACACCGATGATTGGAATTTCGTGCTCCTCGCTCAGGTGCATGGCTCCAGTAAAGGATCCGTCTCCACCAATGACGACCAATGCGTCAATTCCGTTCTTATAGAGTTGCTCAGCCGCTTTGGCTCGTCCTTCCTCGGTTCTGAATTCTTGCGAGCGGGCCGACTTCAAAAAGGTGCCTCCTTTATTGAGGATATGTTTCACGCTCTTCGAAGAGAGTTCCTCAAAATCGCCCTGAATCAGACCGTCGTACCCTCTGAAAATACCGACGACCTTCCGATCATAGAAAAGAGCAGTTCGCGTGACTGCTCGGATAGCTGCGTTCATGCCGGGGGCATCTCCACCGGAGGTCAGCACACCTATGGTTTTAATTTTCTTCGAACTCATATGTCTTTATCAAGTTCAAAAACAAACATAGTGTAAAATTTACACTTATTTTGTGCTTTTGATTGAATTTATCTACTTTTTCGGTCTCGAATGGAAACATTCCATTCATAAAACCTTCAACTACACTTAATTACTGGGGGAATGGGTCAAGGAGTTAATCCGAACGTATCAGTGGACTGTGTGGTCTTCGGATTCGACAACACACAACTGAATGTTTTACTTATTAAACAGAAAGAGCTCAAAGAGGGTATGCACTCTCAGTATGCTCTTCCGGGCGACCTCGTCATGGAGAACGAAAGTTTGGACGATGCCGCAAATCGAGTCCTTAAAGAACTCACGCAACTCGAGGGAATTTTCCTTCGACAGTTTCATGCATTCGGTGACCCAAATAGAGTCAGTAACATTAAGGATTTGGACTGGCTTCAGTCGTACCGACAAAACCCACAAGCTCGTGTGATCACGGTCGGTTACCTCGCCTTGGTGCGTATGGAGGATTTTAGGCCTGAAGCATCTTCCTTTGCCGAAGAGGTTTTTTGGCGTGAGATTCACGAAGTCCCATCGTTGGCATTCGACCACGATACGATCTTGGAATCGGCACTGAATAGATTGCGAGAGGAGTTCAGTCATCAAAATATTGGACTGGAATTATTGCCCGAAAAATTCACGCTCTCACAATTTCAAGCCCTTCATGAGATCATTCTGGAGAAGAAGCTCGATAAGCGAAATTTCAGGAAAAAAGTACTGAAAGAGAAGCTTGTTATACCATTAAAAGAGAAACAGCAAGGCGTGCTACACAAACCTGCTCAGCTCTTCGCACTCAACCAAGAGCCAGTGGAGGAGGAGAAGTGATATAAAACTAAGTGTATAAATTACACTTATTCGTTTTTTTATACATTTGGTTCAATTACGTATTAACATGGGTCTATTATGAGGAAGTTCTACACGAGCGTTCTTGCGCTCTTTCTCGCGCTCTGCCCGGGTTTTACCGTCAGCGGGCAAAGCATTTCTGGGACCGTGCTCGACGAACAAAACTTACCACTACCGGGGGTCTCGGTGTTGGTGAAGGGTACGATGAATGGTGCGGCTACCGATTTCAACGGTGAATACACGATCACGGGTGTGTCGCCCGGGGAAATCACGCTCGAGTTTTCGTTTATTGGTTTTGCTGCCACGAGCAGAAGGGTAACCGTTAAAGCAGGTGAAAATGCAGTGGTGGACATCGCCATGCAACCTGAAGCATCGGATCTCGATGAGGTGGTGGTTGTTGGGTATGGTGTTCAACGCAAACGAGAGCTTACGAGTTCCATCGTTCAGTTGGGCACCAAGGAATTGAACGATATGCCCACGCCTTCGTTCGAAACGGCCATCCAAGGTAAAGCTCCCGGGGTTCAGGTGATCACCGGTTCAGGATTGGCGGGTTCAGGTTCGCTGGTTCGAATCCGAGGAGTTGCCTCGATCTCGGCCGGTGGTGATCCATTGTACGTCGTTGATGGAATTCCGATCACTCGGGATTACTTCATCAAAGGGGATGCAGGGGCCATGAATAACAACCCACTAGCTACATTGAATCCGAATGATATCGAGTCTGTCGAGATCCTTAAAGATGCTGCTGCTACAGGTATCTACGGTTCACGAGGTTCAAACGGGGTGATTCTTATTACAACTAAACGCGGTAAAAAAAGTGGACTGCACTTTAGTTATAATGCGCGCCTCGGAACGTCCAATCCGACCGCTCTACCCGAAATGCTCAACAAGGATGAGTATTTGCAAATGTATGAAGAGGCATGGGTGAACGACGGAAACATCGGTACACCAGTATTGCCAGGAGGAGTGAGTTGGGATGAGGCTCAGGCCTTTGAAGGAACCGACTGGGTAGATCAAACGATCGCAACGGGATTCAAGCAAAACCACGACTTTTCCGTTTCAAAAGGTGCTGAAAAATACAATCTATACGCCGGGCTTTCATATAATGATAATGAGAGCTTTTTGGTTGGTAACCGTTATCGTCGATTGAGCTTGCGCCTCAATGGCGATGTGAACATTACGCCGGACCTGATCTTGAGCGTATCGACCGGTTTTGCCCAGGGAATCAACGACCGTGTTGATGCTGCTTGGTCAGGTGGTTTGGGTGCGGCGATGTCGATCGCCTTACCAATTTATCCGGTTTACGATTCAGAAGGAGATTACTTCATCGGAGGTACGAATCCCGTTCGAGTACAAGAATTGAAAAAATGGAGAAATACGGAGTACCGCACGATCAATAACGCTGCTCTGACGTATCAGGCTACGGACAAATTGATCCTCCGCGGATCGGCCTCTTTGGACTACATGCAAATCAATGAGGATATCTACGAGCCTCAAGAATTGATCCTGACCGAGCATGCCGGAGTTTCTAAAAGGATTCCGACCGAGGTGACCAATTACAACGGTTCACTTACGGCACAATACAACCTCAGTCAGAATACCTTACATAATTGGGATTTCTTGGCTGGAACCGAGGCACAGCGTTCTTACAGCCGTTCGTCTTATGCCGAGGTGATCGATGCTACTGACGCGTTCTGGGAAGACAAGGAAATGCGCGACTCGATCGAGTTTCAGTTCAACGATCCGGCCAACGAATTCACTTTCGTGAGTTTCTTTGGACGTGTGAATTACAACTATGCAGGTAAGTACTTTGCTCAGTTGAACTTCCGCGCTGATGGTTCATCGAAATTTGATCCAAATAATCGCTTCGGATATTTCCCGGCGCTCTCGGTCGGCTGGATCCTGACCGAAGAGGATTGGCTTCAAGAGAACAAGGTGCTCAGCTTCTTGAAGCTGAAGGCCGGTTACGGATTAACGGGTAATGCGGCCATTCCACCTAACCAGTGGCGAGCAATAACGTAAAGAATATCAACGGGTATAACGGTTCTTCTTATTACTACCCAACGATCATTGAAAACCCGAATTTGCGCTGGGAAAGCTCTTATACCTTCGATGCTGCACTTGAATTCGGAATGTACGACGACCGTATCCACGGTGAAATCGGCTATTACTACAAAGATACACGCGATGTATTCCTGCAGGTACAGGTTCCACAGTCAAGTGGATTCGCCAACTTGTGGGATAACGTCGGAGGTATCTACAACACCGGGATCGAGTTCAACGTGACTACGCGTAACACAGTTGGTGCCTTCAAATGGACCACTGATTTCAATATCGCTCGAAACTACAACGAGATCACCAGCATCAGTGGTTATAGTGAAGACGCTGTTAGTGGTGGAACGAACGACACGCGTACCGTTTTGGGCCAACCCGTTGGTACCAATTTCTTGGTTCGATTCTCACACGTAGATAAGGAAACTGGTGCTCCGGTTTACCTCGATATCAATGGAAATGAAACCTACACATGGGATCCGGTGGATCGCGTGGTTGTAGGAAATGTACTTCCGGACGCTGTCGGTGGAATCACCAACACCTTCCATTACAAGAATTGGGATTTGAGCTGTTTGTTCGTCTTCACTATCGGCGAAAATATCTACGACTCGTCGAGCAAGCGTCAATTGTCCATGGTGACCGATTGGCATATGACACGTCACGTGTATGACCGCTGGACACAACCTGGTGATGAGGCACGTTATCCACGTATGACCTTGGATCCGGCCAACCATGGCTCAACGACTCCTTGGATCAACACTGACCTTTGGTTGCACGATGCGAGCTACCTTCGCTTGCGTAACCTGACCTTGGGTTATTCGCTTCCTACGGAGACCGTTCGCCGTTGGGGACTTCAAAATATTCGTTTGAGTGCCTTGGCAACGAACATCCTCACGTTCACGAAATTCCCCGGAGTTGATCCGGAGATCGCTCGTGACTTTGAGAACCCAACTGACCGTAACATGAGTCCAAACATTACATTCTTGACTCCTCCACAGGAGAAGACGTACATGTTCGGTCTAGAAGTTCAATTTTAATCATCAGGATCATGAAAAGAATAGCACTGTACTTTGTATCTACTGCGCTGATCCTGGTATCAGCATCATGTGAAAAATTCTTGGACGTCAAACCCGATGGGTCTTTGACGACTGACGAAGTGATCGTAAATGCCGATTCGCTGCAAATGTTCTTGAAAGGAGCTTACAGTTCCGTCGGGGACTTTGCCAACGGGAATTTCCAAACCATCAATGAGCTATTGAGCGACAACCTCTCTCGTCCAAATACCAATTTGGATTACCGTGAGATCTACACGTTCAACACGCTGTTCTTTAACGGAACCATCGGAGGTACTTATGGGAATATATACCGCGCGGCCATGCGCGCCAATTTTGTGATCGAGAATTTCGATTTGGCCGATGACCTCACCGAAGCAGAAGCACGATTCATTCGCGCCCTTGCACACTTTGAGATCGTTCGCTTGT is a window from the Flavobacteriales bacterium genome containing:
- the pgmB gene encoding beta-phosphoglucomutase; translation: MKVSAFLFDLDGVIVDTAKYHFIAWKRLANELGVDFTEEENEQLKGVSRRGSIEKIMEWGNISLPEEKIEHWMKVKNDWYLDLIAHMNPDETLPGARDCLEGARSAGVKIALGSASKNAPMILKQCELEHFFEAVIDGTKVTHSKPHPEVFLKGSEALGVKPELCTVFEDSQAGIEAALAGNMHTVAIGSPDVLPGAEMYVSGLHEFNLNNYLR
- a CDS encoding methylglyoxal synthase, which translates into the protein MMKNIVILAHNAMKPTMAEFIKEREEWLWGKRLVATGRSAEFLEKNEFKVPIVHLSPGQSGGYSEINAMISQGEVALVLFFVDPDVKERHHPDIEALIEICIRQNVPLATNTASAELIILGQIRKELAERMKH
- a CDS encoding ATPase, with the translated sequence MILIAESGSTKCDWVLLNKNGTEADRFSTMGFNPYFNSARFVAEHLRNLQRVQKLRKEVEMIFFYGAGCSTEPLKNEIKRGLEQVFVHAEIEVDHDLVAAAYSTYNGEPEIACIVGTGSNSCYFDGHSLREEVPALAFILGDEASGSYLGKKLLSTFLYKQLPKEIEADFLSTYHTDKDEIIDNVYNQPNANVYLAGFARFVSKHQEHSFFTKIIYEGFLLFLKTHVLCYPEAKNTTVNFVGSVAYHMEGLLQKACKDLDIKFGRVIKKPVDGLVAYHLQHKIELQA
- the gap gene encoding type I glyceraldehyde-3-phosphate dehydrogenase, whose amino-acid sequence is MKTKVAINGFGRIGRLSFRNLMKRQDVEVVAINDLTDPATLAHLLKYDSIHGRFDGEVSQDGDTLNVNGQVIHIYSERNPADLPWRELGVEIVLESTGVFRDAEKMGLHLQAGAKKVVLSAPAKGSVKTVVLGVNEEVLTAEDTLVSNASCTTNCLAPVAKVLHEKFGIVKGYMTTVHAYTADQRLHDAPHDDLRRARAAALSVVPTSTGAAAAVGKVLPELQGKLDGMAIRVPTPTGSATDLTVVLEKETTAEEINAAMKAAAEGELKGILQYTEDPIVSADIIGNQYSSIFDAQLTSASGNLVKIVSWYDNEAGYAARAVDLMVRLANM
- the pfkA gene encoding 6-phosphofructokinase translates to MSSKKIKTIGVLTSGGDAPGMNAAIRAVTRTALFYDRKVVGIFRGYDGLIQGDFEELSSKSVKHILNKGGTFLKSARSQEFRTEEGRAKAAEQLYKNGIDALVVIGGDGSFTGAMHLSEEHEIPIIGVPGTIDNNLYGTDYTIGYDTATNTVVDAIDKIRDTASSHNRLFFVEVMGRDTGFIALQTAVATGALSVILPERTTTWEALLADIKAGEAARKTSNIVIVAEGNHLGDPYSLKKRVEEELPQIEAKVTILGHLQRGGAPSCFDRVIASRLGVEAVEALLNGKSNIMVGLLNDELSHTFFLQAIKNQAQIDQDLIRISKILNTQ
- a CDS encoding NUDIX hydrolase, encoding MGQGVNPNVSVDCVVFGFDNTQLNVLLIKQKELKEGMHSQYALPGDLVMENESLDDAANRVLKELTQLEGIFLRQFHAFGDPNRVSNIKDLDWLQSYRQNPQARVITVGYLALVRMEDFRPEASSFAEEVFWREIHEVPSLAFDHDTILESALNRLREEFSHQNIGLELLPEKFTLSQFQALHEIILEKKLDKRNFRKKVLKEKLVIPLKEKQQGVLHKPAQLFALNQEPVEEEK
- a CDS encoding SusC/RagA family TonB-linked outer membrane protein, whose protein sequence is MRKFYTSVLALFLALCPGFTVSGQSISGTVLDEQNLPLPGVSVLVKGTMNGAATDFNGEYTITGVSPGEITLEFSFIGFAATSRRVTVKAGENAVVDIAMQPEASDLDEVVVVGYGVQRKRELTSSIVQLGTKELNDMPTPSFETAIQGKAPGVQVITGSGLAGSGSLVRIRGVASISAGGDPLYVVDGIPITRDYFIKGDAGAMNNNPLATLNPNDIESVEILKDAAATGIYGSRGSNGVILITTKRGKKSGLHFSYNARLGTSNPTALPEMLNKDEYLQMYEEAWVNDGNIGTPVLPGGVSWDEAQAFEGTDWVDQTIATGFKQNHDFSVSKGAEKYNLYAGLSYNDNESFLVGNRYRRLSLRLNGDVNITPDLILSVSTGFAQGINDRVDAAWSGGLGAAMSIALPIYPVYDSEGDYFIGGTNPVRVQELKKWRNTEYRTINNAALTYQATDKLILRGSASLDYMQINEDIYEPQELILTEHAGVSKRIPTEVTNYNGSLTAQYNLSQNTLHNWDFLAGTEAQRSYSRSSYAEVIDATDAFWEDKEMRDSIEFQFNDPANEFTFVSFFGRVNYNYAGKYFAQLNFRADGSSKFDPNNRFGYFPALSVGWILTEEDWLQENKVLSFLKLKAGYGLTGNAAIPPNQWRAIT
- a CDS encoding TonB-dependent receptor; translated protein: MASNNVKNINGYNGSSYYYPTIIENPNLRWESSYTFDAALEFGMYDDRIHGEIGYYYKDTRDVFLQVQVPQSSGFANLWDNVGGIYNTGIEFNVTTRNTVGAFKWTTDFNIARNYNEITSISGYSEDAVSGGTNDTRTVLGQPVGTNFLVRFSHVDKETGAPVYLDINGNETYTWDPVDRVVVGNVLPDAVGGITNTFHYKNWDLSCLFVFTIGENIYDSSSKRQLSMVTDWHMTRHVYDRWTQPGDEARYPRMTLDPANHGSTTPWINTDLWLHDASYLRLRNLTLGYSLPTETVRRWGLQNIRLSALATNILTFTKFPGVDPEIARDFENPTDRNMSPNITFLTPPQEKTYMFGLEVQF